From one Triticum urartu cultivar G1812 chromosome 3, Tu2.1, whole genome shotgun sequence genomic stretch:
- the LOC125543142 gene encoding uncharacterized protein LOC125543142 isoform X2 has translation MDAASYSYTENEHLDAMNALKRECKAAWTWLHKIPVHTWARHAMDFNCKTDLVVNNISEVFNKMILDVRGKPIVTMIEGIRTKLMVKFNKNRTKTETANWENCPTYAEMLEETKYNSRWCQTLMVGPNIYQVTSGENTYSVNLLDRTCGCRKWDMTSMPCHHAVSAIVKANLQPKDFVADFFKKEMYKKAFAHIIFPVPGPNLWPRTRTQDIEPPVFKDKVGKQQTKRRKNQFEKPTPRDTSRMASITCSNCKLVGHRYNVCSKPLKPALAMRMNQHQVTGFYFNNKCIYNCCTTKEKAIFIYYCTYSCCTTKEEAISINCCSYTCCHYTCCSSKEVS, from the exons ATGGATGCAGCTAGCTACTCTTATACTGAGAATGAACACCTTGATGCAATGAATGCTTTGAAAAGAGAGTGTAAGGCTGCTTGGACATGGCTTCACAAAATCCCTGTTCATACTTGGGCTAGGCATGCTATGGATTTTAATTGCAAAACTGACCTGGTAGTGAACAACATCAGTGAGGTGTTTAATAAAATGATATTAGATGTCAGAGGCAAGCCAATAGTGACCATGATAGAAGGAATTAGGACAAAATTGATGGTCAAATTTAACAAGAATAGAACAAAGACAGAGACAGCAAATTGGGAGAATTGCCCTACCTATGCTGAAATGTTAGAGGAGACAAAGTACAACTCAAGGTGGTGCCAGACTTTGATGGTTGGTCCTAACATCTACCAAGTGACTAGTGGAGAAAACACCTACTCAGTGAACTTGCTGGACAGAACATGTGGATGTAGGAAATGGGATATGACTTCTATGCCTTGCCATCATGCAGTTTCTGCAATAGTGAAAGCTAACTTGCAGCCAAAGGACTTTGTTGCTGATTTCTTCAAAAAAGAAATGTATAAAAAAGCATTTGCACATATCATATTTCCTGTGCCTGGTCCAAACCTGTGGCCAAGGACAAGAACTCAGGACATAGAGCCTCCAGTATTCAAAGACAAGGTTGGGAAGCAACAAACAAAGAGGAGGAAAAACCAATTTGAGAAGCCAACACCAAGAGATACATCTAGGATGGCATCTATTACTTGCAGCAACTGCAAACTTGTAGGGCATAGATACAATGTTTGCTCCAAGCCCCTCAAGCCAGCTCTTGCTATGAGAATGAACCAGCATCAG GTCACGGGCTTCTACTTCAACAACAAATGCATCTACAACTGCTGCACCACCAAGGAAAAGGCCATCTTCATCTACTACTGCACATACAGCTGTTGCACCACCAAGGAAGAGGCCATCTCCATCAACTGCTGCTCCTACACCTGCTGCCACTACACCTGCTGCTCCTCCAAGGAG
- the LOC125543142 gene encoding uncharacterized protein LOC125543142 isoform X1, translating to MEQSNPADQDELETLMELKRRTKIAKFRKHKIAAEHVNKVKQKLPILLTEDDSDLDADEDYLQRLNEMRQQREDPLIHFDGDTDVDEVYEEDEEGQHVEVEQQEQVEQDEQVEKQEVPTKKKKARKGPTERSHSSLEQRFEDVWAPSSDEEPDLGVLKREYDDGAEEVQFILPNGRKSRSVRSLPRIWYSEERENPEEQFCRKICFLNVYQFRRAIQTLHITQNRNYEFHRNCNDSIIVVCTNARCPFFIAASVVANETTFCIRKANFVHTCPAVGENTKVTAKWVAHQCEAVMRVDIGTPVTTIMQTLKKKYGIEMSTHMAYRARKQALKVVQGDQRGQYTRIRDYL from the coding sequence ATGGAACAATCCAATCCAGCAGACCAGGATGAACTGGAGACATTAATGGAGTTGAAGAGGAGAACAAAGATTGCCAAATTTAGGAAACATAAGATTGCAGCTGAGCATGTAAATAAGGTTAAGCAGAAGCTACCAATTCTTCTAACTGAAGATGATTCAGATCTGGATGCAGATGAAGACTATCTTCAGAGGCTTAATGAGATGAGGCAGCAAAGAGAGGATCCACTCATTCATTTTGATGGAGACACTGATGTGGATGAAGTGTATGAGGAAGATGAGGAAGGGCAACATGTAGAGGTGGAGCAACAGGAGCAGGTGGAGCAAGATGAGCAGGTGGAGAAGCAAGAGGTGCCTACAAAGAAGAAGAAAGCTAGAAAAGGGCCAACAGAGAGGTCACATTCTAGCTTGGAACAGAGATTTGAGGATGTCTGGGCACCATCATCAGATGAGGAGCCAGATCTTGGTGTTTTGAAGCGGGAATATGATGATGGAGCTGAGGAAGTACAATTTATTCTGCCCAATGGAAGGAAGAGCAGATCAGTGAGATCTTTGCCAAGGATCTGGTACAGTGAGGAGAGAGAGAACCCAGAGGAGCAGTTTTGCAGAAAAATTTGTTTCCTCAATGTGTATCAGTTTAGGAGAGCAATTCAGACATTGCACATAACTCAGAATAGGAATTATGAGTTCCACAGAAATTGCAATGATAGCATCATAGTTGTGTGCACAAATGCAAGATGCCCTTTCTTTATTGCAGCTTCTGTTGTTGCAAATGAGACTACTTTTTGCATAAGGAAGGCAAATTTTGTGCACACATGCCCAGCAGTAGGAGAGAACACCAAGGTCACTGCAAAATGGGTTGCACACCAGTGTGAGGCAGTGATGAGAGTTGATATTGGTACACCAGTCACCACAATAATGCAGACACTGAAGAAGAAATATGGAATAGAGATGTCCACCCATATGGCCTATAGGGCTAGGAAGCAAGCATTGAAGGTTGTCCAAGGAGATCAGAGAGGACAATACACTAGAATAAGAGATTATTTGTAG
- the LOC125546713 gene encoding citrate-binding protein-like — MASSILCSVLVVVTAVVISRARGSSGTGDHLTTGFTHVRLPESKFIVQKPYNVPLDERYEFAGGVRRMWVYSTDKPGSATHPGGARTEIKINEVYTSGVWQFEGEVYVPAGTSGASIMQIFGAKPERQATTLMLHVYDGNLTYYHHLQSVLAHDVYDRWLRLNVVHDVGARNVTVFVDGAERLRSSSHGGPHAEHYFKFGVYKQSHHHPSHRMESRWRNVRVFTKP; from the exons ATGGCTTCCTCCATCTTGTGCAGTGTACTTGTGGTGGTCACCGCGGTGGTGATCAGCAGGGCTCGCGGCAGCAGCGGCACCGGCGACCACCTCACCACCGGCTTCACCCATGTGAGGCTGCCGGAGTCCAAGTTCATTGTGCAGAAGCCCTACAACGTTCCGCTCGACGAGCGCTACGAGTTCGCCGGCGGCGTGCGCCGGATGTGGGTCTACTCCACCGACAAGCCCGGCAGCGCCACCCACCCCGGTGGCGCGCGCACCGAGATCAAGATCAAC GAGGTGTACACGTCGGGGGTGTGGCAGTTCGAGGGCGAGGTGTACGTGCCGGCGGGCACGTCCGGCGCGTCCATCATGCAGATCTTCGGGGCCAAGCCGGAGCGGCAGGCGACGACGCTGATGCTCCACGTCTACGACGGCAACCTCACCTACTACCACCACCTGCAGAGCGTGCTCGCCCACGATGTCTACGACCGCTGGCTCCGGCTCAACGTCGTCCACGACGTCGGCGCGCGCAACGTCACCGTGTTCGTCGACGGCGCCGAGAGGCTGCGCTCGAGCAGCCACGGCGGGCCGCACGCCGAGCACTACTTTAAGTTCGGGGTGTACAAGCAGTCGCACCACCACCCGTCGCACCGCATGGAGTCACGGTGGAGGAACGTTCGGGTCTTCACCAAGCCATGA